A genomic stretch from Pseudomonas alkylphenolica includes:
- the eppA gene encoding EPS-associated small membrane protein EppA — translation MRSTLLIKSIFLLVLMSGAAGAADSYINKTSVVPIGTAGWLFAFAVIGFIAVANRRKV, via the coding sequence ATGCGCTCGACACTGTTGATCAAGTCGATTTTCCTGTTAGTGCTTATGAGTGGCGCGGCGGGGGCCGCCGATTCTTATATTAATAAAACAAGTGTCGTGCCAATCGGCACGGCGGGCTGGCTTTTTGCGTTTGCAGTGATTGGCTTTATTGCGGTCGCCAACAGACGAAAAGTGTAA